From a region of the Salvelinus alpinus chromosome 2, SLU_Salpinus.1, whole genome shotgun sequence genome:
- the LOC139541963 gene encoding uncharacterized protein has translation MGLSPTTPRRAVCPPPPRDGPSVPHHPETGRLSPTPPRRAVCPPPPRDGRLSPTTPRRAVCPPPPRDGRLSPTPQTGPSVPHHPETGRLSPTPQTGPSVPHPPDGAVCPPPPRDGPSVPHHPETGRLSPTTPRRAVCPPPPRDGAVCPPPPDGPSVPHHPETGPSVPHHPETGRLSPTPPRRAVCPPPPRDGRLSPTTPRRPSVPHPDR, from the exons atgg GTCTGTCCCCCACCACCCCGAGACGGGCCGTCTGTCCCCCACCCCCCCGAGACGGGCCGTCTGTCCCCCACCACCCCGAGACGGGCCGTCTGTCCCCCACCCCCCCGAGACGGGCCGTCTGTCCCCCACCACCCCGAGACGGCCGTCTGTCCCCCACCACCCCGAGACGGGCCGTCTGTCCCCCACCACCCCGAGACGGCCGTCTGTCCCCCACCCCCCAGACGGGGCCGTCTGTCCCCCACCACCCCGAGACGGGCCGTCTGTCCCCCACCCCCCAGACGGGGCCGTCTGTCCCCCACCCCCCAGACGGGGCCGTCTGTCCCCCACCACCCCGAGACGGGCCGTCTGTCCCCCACCACCCCGAGACGGGCCGTCTGTCCCCCACCACCCCGAGACGGGCCGTCTGTCCCCCACCACCCCGAGACGGGGCCGTCTGTCCCCCACCCCCAGACGGGCCGTCTGTCCCCCACCACCCCGAGACGGGGCCGTCTGTCCCCCACCACCCCGAGACGGGCCGTCTGTCCCCCACCCCCCCGAGACGGGCCGTCTGTCCCCCACCACCCCGAGACGGCCGTCTGTCCCCCACCACCCCGAGACGGCCGTCTGTCCCCCACCCCGATCGCTGA